A window of the Chondrinema litorale genome harbors these coding sequences:
- a CDS encoding outer membrane beta-barrel protein: MKKLILISVLKLAFFTTIFAQQNFQLGYVIQNSGDTLKGAIDNKLWRRNPETVTFKNSSGTTQTFGVNNIKAFQVDGSIYKSATVKVETSSVDMQTLEDNNELEFDKRSVLLEAIFIGAKSLYMYKGEWERDHFFIEVDGQFETLIFKKYYRYYNGEKRLSYNRQYKKQLIEYLGDCNSIAKSIDFNNNFEAYVLKSVFKKYYKCIDSEPDYQKQKKSLNFTFGLTAGLTLNQLSFKGSSRPYRELVAAEISTQTTPTFGISMDMQLEGNRNRWSIFNELYYTSYSVEIDEMESLSQIGISYIKIGNSLRYRLVNSQEASLFIELGITNGFSVSAEDFSSTIFENYRKYEQGILGSIGFQVNKVSFLVRYEKSNGISNYELLASPVNRFSAIFGYSF; encoded by the coding sequence ATGAAAAAACTAATACTAATAAGTGTACTGAAATTAGCATTTTTTACCACTATTTTTGCCCAACAAAACTTTCAGCTCGGATATGTAATTCAAAACAGTGGAGATACACTTAAGGGTGCAATAGATAATAAGTTGTGGAGAAGAAATCCAGAAACTGTCACTTTTAAAAATAGTAGTGGTACTACCCAAACTTTTGGGGTGAATAATATTAAAGCATTCCAAGTAGATGGTAGTATATATAAAAGTGCTACTGTAAAAGTTGAAACTAGCTCAGTAGACATGCAAACTCTGGAAGATAATAACGAATTAGAATTTGATAAGAGATCAGTTTTATTAGAAGCTATCTTCATTGGAGCCAAAAGCTTATACATGTATAAAGGAGAATGGGAAAGAGACCATTTTTTTATTGAAGTTGATGGTCAATTTGAAACCCTCATTTTTAAGAAATACTATAGATATTATAATGGAGAAAAACGGTTGTCTTATAACCGTCAATACAAAAAGCAACTAATCGAATACTTAGGAGATTGTAACAGTATTGCTAAAAGCATAGATTTTAATAATAATTTTGAAGCATATGTTCTCAAGAGTGTTTTTAAAAAATATTACAAATGCATAGATAGTGAGCCAGATTATCAGAAACAGAAGAAAAGCCTCAATTTCACATTTGGCCTAACAGCAGGCTTGACATTAAATCAACTATCTTTTAAAGGATCAAGTAGACCTTATCGAGAATTAGTTGCTGCAGAAATATCAACTCAAACAACTCCAACATTTGGTATTTCAATGGATATGCAGTTGGAAGGTAATAGAAATAGATGGTCAATATTTAACGAATTGTACTATACATCCTATTCTGTAGAAATTGATGAAATGGAAAGCTTATCTCAAATAGGAATTTCATACATTAAAATTGGAAACTCTTTGAGATATAGACTTGTCAATTCTCAAGAAGCTTCACTTTTTATAGAATTAGGAATAACTAATGGGTTTTCAGTTTCAGCTGAAGATTTTTCTTCAACAATCTTTGAAAACTATAGAAAATATGAACAAGGGATTCTAGGAAGTATAGGATTTCAGGTAAATAAAGTGTCATTCCTTGTTAGATATGAAAAGTCTAATGGTATATCAAATTATGAATTACTTGCATCTCCAGTAAATCGCTTTTCAGCCATTTTTGGATATTCTTTTTAA
- a CDS encoding DoxX family protein gives MAFFIGLISFTLFIWLISKIFKENSFQNFWIAGRVGARIMFVMIGVMHLVKPEALAYMVEDLLPFATELVVISGVTEVLFGLGLLWNKTRTISAWLLIIQLILMFPANINVAVNNLAAPGGLPAAAWYTWSRLLFQPVYIYWVYKAANLDLKSILPTKKEEVLI, from the coding sequence ATGGCATTTTTCATAGGCTTAATATCATTTACATTATTCATTTGGCTAATAAGTAAAATCTTTAAAGAGAATAGCTTTCAAAATTTCTGGATTGCGGGTAGGGTAGGGGCCAGAATCATGTTCGTGATGATCGGAGTAATGCATTTAGTAAAACCAGAAGCATTAGCCTATATGGTAGAAGATCTTTTACCTTTTGCCACTGAGTTAGTAGTAATTTCTGGTGTAACGGAGGTTTTATTTGGCTTGGGTTTATTATGGAATAAAACAAGAACCATATCAGCTTGGCTACTAATTATACAATTGATTTTGATGTTTCCGGCTAATATAAATGTGGCAGTAAATAATCTGGCTGCACCGGGAGGTTTACCCGCAGCAGCTTGGTATACTTGGTCGCGATTGTTATTTCAACCAGTTTATATTTATTGGGTATACAAAGCAGCTAATTTAGATTTAAAAAGTATACTACCTACTAAAAAAGAGGAGGTATTGATATAA
- a CDS encoding alpha-N-acetylglucosaminidase, translated as MRRVTLLSALLFNLLFFWQCSPTADYAGTETTEADTTEETDEVAGLVKRIMKDKASEFKIEYIESDNEKDVFELESVDGKIVLRGNNGVSVASALNHYLKHFLHCEITWNGSNLNFPEVFPEVSTKIRNVSPYKYRYYLNYCTFNYSMAWWDWERWQWEIDWMALNGINMPLALTGEEAIWRKVYTEMGFSKEELGKFFSGPAYFSWLWMGNIDAWGGPLPDHWMDTHMDLQKKILAKERAFGMKPILPAFTGHVPPTFKDKFPDANLLQTNWDAGFDDVYILNLEDPMFDEIGAAFLKAQNEEYGTDHYYSADTFNENVPPSNDSTFLSKISHKVFQSMANTDPEAVWVMQGWMFHYNDDFWHPTQIQALFGAIPDDQMIILDLYSESHPVWNRTDAYYGKPWIWNMLQNFGGNVAMFGRMENVAKDPSAALHDPNSGKMKGIGLTPEGNGQNPALFHLMLENVWTSEPINVDNWLEGYAHRRYGKVNEEINKAWQVLENTVYSGGLGEGGSESILVARPTFEKQGHRVLTKLDYDPTELLDAWKIFIEQTPDLKGSEGFEYDMVDLTRQVLANYANPLQQKIRKAYEAKDQKAFKENTEAFLAVIEDMDKLLQTHEDFLLGKWIKDARSWGETKEEQDLYEFNARDQVTLWGDKNSELHEYSNRQWAGLLRDFYKPRWEQYFVQVAKSMETGTKFDQAGFEEGIKDWEWKWANKTGGNYTAEPKGDAYEIAKQLYDKYYEKMKETYASSNM; from the coding sequence ATGAGGAGAGTAACTTTGCTTTCTGCTTTATTATTTAATCTCTTATTTTTTTGGCAATGTAGTCCTACCGCAGATTATGCAGGTACAGAAACTACTGAAGCTGATACTACCGAAGAAACCGACGAAGTTGCTGGCTTGGTAAAGCGGATAATGAAAGACAAAGCATCTGAATTTAAAATTGAATATATAGAATCAGATAATGAAAAAGATGTATTTGAACTAGAAAGTGTAGATGGCAAAATTGTGCTAAGAGGTAACAATGGTGTGTCTGTGGCATCAGCTTTAAATCATTACTTAAAGCATTTTTTACACTGTGAAATTACTTGGAATGGATCTAACTTAAACTTTCCAGAAGTATTTCCGGAAGTGAGTACTAAGATTAGAAATGTTTCTCCTTATAAATACCGCTACTATTTAAACTACTGTACTTTCAACTATTCCATGGCTTGGTGGGACTGGGAAAGATGGCAATGGGAAATTGACTGGATGGCATTGAACGGAATTAACATGCCATTGGCCTTAACTGGTGAAGAAGCTATTTGGAGAAAGGTTTATACAGAAATGGGTTTCTCTAAAGAAGAGTTAGGTAAGTTTTTTAGTGGCCCTGCTTATTTCTCTTGGTTATGGATGGGCAACATCGATGCTTGGGGAGGTCCACTTCCAGACCATTGGATGGACACCCACATGGATCTGCAAAAAAAGATATTAGCAAAAGAAAGAGCATTTGGTATGAAGCCAATCTTACCGGCTTTTACTGGTCACGTTCCTCCAACATTTAAAGATAAGTTCCCAGATGCTAACTTATTACAAACTAACTGGGATGCCGGTTTTGACGATGTGTATATCTTGAACTTAGAAGACCCAATGTTTGATGAAATTGGTGCGGCATTCTTAAAAGCGCAAAACGAAGAGTACGGAACAGATCACTATTACTCTGCGGATACTTTTAATGAAAACGTGCCTCCATCAAACGATTCTACCTTCTTAAGTAAGATTAGTCACAAAGTATTTCAGTCGATGGCGAATACTGACCCAGAAGCAGTTTGGGTTATGCAAGGTTGGATGTTCCATTACAATGATGATTTCTGGCACCCAACTCAGATTCAAGCTTTGTTTGGAGCCATACCAGACGATCAAATGATTATTCTTGATTTGTATAGTGAGAGCCATCCGGTTTGGAATAGAACTGATGCTTACTATGGCAAACCTTGGATTTGGAATATGCTTCAAAACTTTGGTGGCAATGTGGCTATGTTTGGTAGAATGGAAAATGTCGCAAAAGATCCATCGGCTGCATTACACGATCCTAATTCTGGCAAAATGAAAGGTATTGGATTAACACCAGAAGGCAACGGACAAAACCCAGCACTTTTCCACCTCATGCTTGAAAATGTTTGGACGAGCGAGCCAATAAATGTAGATAATTGGTTAGAAGGTTATGCCCATCGCAGATATGGAAAAGTAAATGAAGAGATCAATAAAGCTTGGCAAGTTTTAGAAAACACGGTTTATAGTGGTGGTCTTGGCGAAGGTGGTTCTGAGTCTATTTTGGTTGCCAGACCAACTTTCGAAAAGCAAGGGCACAGAGTGTTAACTAAGTTAGATTACGATCCGACTGAGTTGTTAGATGCTTGGAAGATTTTTATTGAGCAAACTCCTGATTTAAAAGGTAGCGAAGGTTTCGAATATGATATGGTTGACTTAACCAGACAGGTGTTAGCTAACTATGCGAATCCATTGCAACAAAAAATTAGAAAAGCTTATGAGGCAAAAGATCAAAAAGCTTTTAAAGAAAATACTGAAGCGTTTCTTGCTGTGATCGAAGATATGGATAAACTGCTTCAAACACACGAAGACTTTTTGTTAGGCAAATGGATTAAAGATGCAAGAAGTTGGGGAGAGACTAAAGAAGAACAAGACCTTTATGAGTTTAATGCGAGAGATCAAGTAACGCTTTGGGGAGACAAAAACAGTGAGTTGCACGAATACTCTAACAGACAATGGGCTGGCTTACTTAGAGATTTCTACAAACCTAGATGGGAGCAGTACTTTGTTCAAGTTGCTAAAAGTATGGAAACAGGTACTAAGTTCGATCAAGCTGGATTCGAAGAAGGTATTAAAGATTGGGAATGGAAGTGGGCTAACAAAACGGGTGGTAACTACACTGCCGAGCCTAAAGGTGATGCTTACGAAATTGCCAAACAACTTTATGACAAGTACTACGAGAAAATGAAAGAGACCTACGCGTCTTCAAATATGTAA
- a CDS encoding GH92 family glycosyl hydrolase, translating into MINYWKLTLLFILYPCIYLQAQSTSPYNLVDPFIGTGYSDAPTNWGNEGGLYPGAVFPHGSVQLSPETGVAAQRGYHYEEKNIYYFTSYNHHSGYPSGASGEIQVMPVKDTLFVSGKSFRPFEHNSEKAEPGFYSVQFSDDQTRTETTTTMRSGIYKFTFPKGITPYIYIGDVGDLNVISDTSISGTKANVYFEFSEGFTKSFSSEGGMILSFPEAESEKVIELRLSLSHVSLESAIKNFNKEIKEKSFDEVRVAAKSEWEKKLAVIDIDDEDVAKKKTFYTALYHSLLLPWVISDVDGNYKGRDGKIHKTEGEFEYGGFSAWDTYRSLHPLLTLLFPEIQKDMMLSLLNIYEQTGSLPADPMTGNHTVPVLVDSYLKGIELDKDLLYKAMLESIDKSPFIRHHLEDYHKLGYLPSDIPESITRTVEYAYDDWALAQFANVMQDDAIYLKALDRSLGYRHVFNPEMLFMQPVKDGVFNNNPGTFGYKEGDQWVYTFAIPFQPVDLVNLMGGDESFANMLDSALSNEIILFDNETMFHVPYMFTYANHPELTQQWVHDVLVNRFLPTPGGIPGNDDLGSMSSWYVFSALGFYPTAPGKPNYDMVAPLFKSATVHLPNTQDLVIQSDKKSENDKYIQSIYIDGKAHDKLWISHEVVSQGGTLSYQVQETPFSVYPEYSNPALLTEIHDKPAIEIRELELPKKVVFPNEEVPVYFTLENKGSIGTKKVALKINEKEYVSKYCLVPSNGKISDTLYCKLYELDKVEVALSGFDEVHTIKVKQPKLPMSNQFEVSEIDLNTLVESGNEQKLAVTIKNIGWKAYKFNIPVKEDGNTIFNFELNLRPGESNTVTHSFLTSDQGTHSIKVGKQSQKYKTYESAAESNLLDLQLAKRTEEGLIQDISGFNNHANIQTTGQESNETSFDKLPYFDKNMMIDIPESQSLDQFNESITMMGWLYPSKNNQGKSIDLITKGDNHVLQQTSYGSLNFFAGGWGRGECNVPLPSNWFGNWHHIVGVCEGTILKVYIDGVFAGSLPLEAPKNLTVKGKWAVGRNEEFPGERIYEGYMDIVKIFGEALTEIQVSDIYKSEKQNHKSAP; encoded by the coding sequence ATGATAAACTACTGGAAACTAACACTCTTATTTATATTATATCCTTGTATTTATTTACAAGCGCAATCAACTTCTCCATACAATTTAGTCGATCCATTTATTGGTACTGGCTATAGCGATGCACCAACCAATTGGGGCAACGAAGGTGGATTATATCCCGGAGCAGTTTTTCCTCATGGCAGTGTTCAACTTTCTCCCGAAACTGGTGTGGCTGCACAAAGAGGTTATCATTACGAAGAGAAGAATATATATTATTTTACTAGTTACAATCACCATAGTGGTTATCCATCTGGTGCATCTGGTGAGATTCAAGTAATGCCAGTAAAAGATACTTTGTTTGTTTCCGGAAAAAGCTTTCGCCCTTTTGAGCATAATAGTGAAAAAGCTGAACCCGGATTTTACAGCGTACAATTTTCAGATGATCAAACACGCACCGAAACAACTACCACTATGCGAAGTGGCATCTATAAATTTACTTTTCCTAAAGGAATCACGCCTTATATATATATAGGTGATGTTGGTGATTTAAATGTAATTTCAGATACGAGCATTTCTGGAACTAAAGCCAATGTTTATTTTGAGTTTAGTGAAGGTTTTACAAAATCGTTTTCTTCTGAGGGGGGAATGATTTTATCTTTTCCTGAAGCTGAATCTGAAAAAGTAATTGAATTAAGATTGTCACTTTCTCATGTGAGTTTAGAGAGTGCCATTAAAAACTTTAATAAAGAAATAAAAGAGAAAAGTTTTGATGAAGTTCGAGTGGCAGCTAAAAGTGAATGGGAAAAGAAGTTAGCAGTTATCGATATCGATGATGAAGATGTAGCTAAGAAAAAGACATTTTACACTGCGCTTTACCATTCTTTATTATTGCCTTGGGTAATTAGTGATGTTGATGGAAATTATAAAGGCAGAGATGGCAAAATCCACAAGACTGAAGGTGAGTTTGAATATGGTGGTTTTTCTGCTTGGGATACTTATCGCTCTTTGCATCCATTATTGACATTGCTCTTCCCAGAGATTCAAAAAGACATGATGTTGTCTTTGTTAAACATCTATGAGCAAACCGGAAGTTTACCTGCTGACCCGATGACGGGCAATCATACTGTGCCTGTTTTGGTAGATTCTTATCTTAAAGGTATTGAGCTAGATAAAGATTTACTTTACAAGGCGATGTTGGAGAGTATTGATAAATCACCATTTATCAGACATCATTTAGAAGACTATCATAAATTGGGTTATCTACCATCCGACATTCCAGAATCTATTACCAGAACTGTGGAGTATGCTTACGATGATTGGGCTTTGGCGCAATTTGCCAATGTAATGCAAGATGATGCTATCTATCTAAAAGCATTGGATAGAAGTTTAGGTTACCGACATGTGTTTAATCCAGAAATGCTATTTATGCAACCTGTAAAAGATGGTGTGTTTAATAATAATCCGGGAACATTCGGTTACAAGGAGGGCGACCAATGGGTGTATACTTTTGCCATTCCATTTCAACCAGTTGATCTGGTAAACTTGATGGGTGGAGATGAAAGTTTTGCTAACATGTTAGATTCTGCACTATCAAATGAGATCATCTTGTTTGATAATGAAACCATGTTTCATGTGCCTTATATGTTTACTTATGCCAACCATCCGGAACTTACGCAGCAATGGGTGCACGATGTTTTGGTGAATAGATTTTTGCCAACTCCTGGTGGTATTCCCGGTAACGACGATCTAGGTTCTATGTCAAGTTGGTATGTGTTTAGTGCTTTGGGATTTTACCCAACTGCACCGGGCAAACCTAATTATGATATGGTTGCTCCATTATTTAAATCTGCAACTGTGCATTTACCGAACACTCAAGATTTGGTGATTCAATCAGATAAGAAGTCTGAAAATGATAAATACATTCAATCAATTTATATTGATGGAAAGGCACATGATAAATTGTGGATTTCTCATGAAGTCGTAAGCCAAGGAGGTACTTTATCTTATCAAGTTCAGGAAACACCTTTTTCAGTTTATCCAGAATATTCCAATCCTGCTTTGTTAACCGAAATACATGATAAGCCGGCAATAGAAATTAGAGAATTAGAGCTTCCCAAAAAGGTAGTTTTTCCTAATGAAGAAGTGCCAGTTTACTTCACGCTAGAGAACAAAGGTAGTATAGGTACCAAAAAGGTAGCTTTAAAAATAAATGAGAAAGAGTATGTCTCAAAATATTGTCTTGTTCCCTCAAATGGAAAAATTTCTGATACTTTATATTGTAAATTATATGAGTTAGACAAAGTAGAGGTAGCACTTTCAGGTTTTGATGAAGTACATACTATAAAGGTAAAACAACCTAAGTTGCCCATGTCTAATCAATTTGAAGTGAGTGAGATTGATTTGAATACATTGGTTGAGTCTGGCAATGAGCAAAAGCTTGCTGTCACCATCAAAAACATTGGTTGGAAAGCTTATAAATTTAATATTCCAGTGAAAGAAGATGGAAATACAATTTTCAATTTTGAATTGAATTTGCGACCGGGAGAATCTAATACTGTTACACATTCCTTTTTAACTTCTGATCAGGGGACTCATTCAATCAAAGTTGGTAAGCAATCTCAAAAATATAAAACTTATGAAAGTGCCGCCGAATCGAATTTGTTGGATTTACAATTGGCAAAAAGAACAGAAGAGGGTTTAATTCAAGATATTTCCGGATTTAATAATCATGCAAATATTCAGACGACTGGGCAAGAGTCAAATGAGACTTCTTTTGATAAGCTTCCATACTTCGATAAAAATATGATGATAGATATTCCAGAATCTCAAAGTCTTGATCAGTTTAATGAATCTATCACTATGATGGGTTGGTTGTATCCTTCTAAAAACAATCAGGGTAAATCGATAGACCTTATAACAAAAGGTGATAACCATGTTTTACAGCAAACTTCTTATGGTAGCTTAAACTTTTTTGCTGGAGGTTGGGGAAGAGGAGAATGCAATGTGCCTTTACCATCTAACTGGTTTGGTAACTGGCACCACATTGTTGGTGTTTGTGAAGGAACCATTCTAAAAGTATATATCGATGGCGTATTTGCTGGTAGCTTACCATTAGAAGCACCTAAAAATTTAACTGTAAAAGGAAAATGGGCAGTAGGTAGAAACGAAGAATTTCCTGGTGAAAGAATCTACGAAGGGTACATGGATATTGTAAAAATATTTGGGGAGGCATTAACAGAAATTCAAGTATCTGACATTTACAAATCCGAAAAGCAAAACCATAAATCTGCGCCATAA
- a CDS encoding RNA polymerase sigma-70 factor — protein MEKVDQKQISSLLSKISNDDDQKSFETLFKLYFEKLLNFSRNYISQKELAEEIVSDVFVKLWKNRKNLTEIKSIHTYLYIATKNQSLNAIDKYQKRPVFSIDKSFYNKFHFSSDPGSALEYKELQTLLNAAVEKLPFQSKMVFKLVKEDGLKYKEVANILDISPRTVETHLVRAVKKLEVSLEDYLSKKKKLRKHGQIISIIFFIFFLLPL, from the coding sequence TTGGAAAAAGTAGATCAGAAACAAATTAGTTCTTTGTTAAGTAAAATCTCGAATGATGATGATCAAAAATCATTTGAGACTTTATTTAAGCTATACTTTGAAAAACTACTAAATTTTTCAAGGAACTATATTTCGCAAAAAGAATTAGCAGAAGAAATTGTTTCTGATGTATTTGTAAAGCTTTGGAAAAACAGAAAAAACTTAACAGAGATAAAATCAATCCATACATATCTCTATATAGCTACAAAAAACCAGTCTTTAAATGCGATAGATAAGTATCAAAAAAGACCTGTTTTTTCAATAGACAAATCCTTCTATAATAAATTCCATTTTAGTTCAGACCCCGGTAGTGCACTTGAATACAAAGAGTTGCAAACTTTATTAAATGCTGCTGTGGAAAAACTCCCTTTTCAATCTAAAATGGTTTTTAAACTAGTTAAAGAAGATGGCCTTAAATATAAAGAGGTCGCCAATATTTTAGATATTTCTCCTAGAACTGTAGAGACTCATTTAGTACGTGCAGTTAAGAAGCTAGAGGTGTCTTTAGAAGACTATTTATCTAAGAAAAAGAAACTCCGAAAGCATGGTCAGATTATCTCGATAATTTTTTTCATATTTTTTTTACTTCCCTTGTAA
- a CDS encoding porin family protein, translating into MKKLLLLITFKLLLLASLIAQENFQTGYVIQNSGEKITGEIDNEYWRRNPETITFKNGSGETQTYGINDIKEFQVDGNIYKSASVQIETSSQKISNLDNSQEPKFEDKKVFLETLIQGTKSLYSYRGEQERDYYFIYRDGKYEALVYKKFNMGDVNNVQIGYNKQFVLQLQTYLGDCPDVIDDISIMAQPSIWKLKKLFTKYYSCTSSAPEFQKVNRETNLEWGVDAGITFTTIQFNGDGGKLTGSNFSSSVAPIFGIFLNIGLDGNRKKWAINNALLFTSFSSEGNYINDLRNGFYNEYDMKLEASYLKLQNLIKYSLLNTEDKNLYLLLGITNGFLVNIENTSIEYRHVYDDVTTSEVNTMDSYRSYEQGLVIGAGYNIKHIHLNLKFERSNGLSDATSISSPINRIYTTVGYSF; encoded by the coding sequence ATGAAAAAACTATTACTCCTAATTACTTTTAAATTACTATTACTAGCTTCTTTAATTGCTCAAGAAAACTTTCAAACCGGTTATGTCATTCAGAATTCTGGTGAGAAAATAACAGGAGAAATTGACAATGAATATTGGAGACGAAATCCAGAAACGATTACTTTTAAAAATGGAAGTGGAGAAACACAAACCTATGGTATAAATGACATTAAAGAGTTTCAGGTTGATGGCAATATTTATAAAAGTGCCTCTGTACAAATTGAAACAAGTTCACAAAAAATCTCAAACTTAGACAATTCGCAAGAACCTAAATTCGAAGACAAAAAAGTCTTTTTAGAAACACTTATACAAGGTACAAAAAGTCTTTACAGCTATAGAGGTGAACAAGAAAGAGATTACTATTTTATCTATCGAGATGGTAAATACGAAGCTCTTGTTTATAAAAAGTTTAATATGGGCGATGTAAATAATGTGCAAATAGGATATAACAAACAATTTGTATTACAGCTCCAAACCTATTTGGGAGATTGCCCCGATGTAATAGATGATATTTCTATAATGGCCCAACCTAGTATTTGGAAGTTAAAAAAGCTTTTTACTAAATATTATAGCTGCACTTCTAGCGCTCCTGAATTTCAAAAAGTAAATAGAGAAACTAATCTTGAATGGGGTGTAGATGCAGGTATAACTTTTACTACAATTCAGTTTAATGGTGATGGTGGCAAGCTGACAGGTAGCAATTTTTCATCATCAGTAGCTCCTATTTTTGGTATATTTCTAAATATTGGATTAGATGGAAATAGAAAGAAATGGGCGATAAACAATGCCTTATTGTTTACCTCATTCTCATCTGAAGGAAATTATATAAATGATTTAAGAAATGGTTTTTACAATGAATATGACATGAAGTTAGAAGCCAGCTATTTAAAATTGCAAAACCTAATTAAATATAGTTTACTAAATACAGAAGATAAGAACCTTTACCTTTTACTCGGAATTACTAATGGTTTTTTAGTTAATATCGAAAACACTAGTATCGAATATCGCCATGTGTATGATGATGTTACAACTTCTGAAGTAAACACCATGGATTCTTACAGAAGTTATGAACAAGGTTTAGTTATTGGCGCAGGATATAATATAAAGCATATCCATTTAAATCTTAAGTTCGAAAGGTCTAACGGACTCTCAGACGCAACTTCTATTAGCTCACCAATTAATAGGATTTATACCACTGTTGGATATAGTTTCTAA
- a CDS encoding FecR family protein — MENDRFRLLLVRKLANEITSAESKELDALLKDDKLKQLKYNTLINYKNTNSEESKSDLNELFSITMSKIALEDKAHNVQSQQKIVNSKNPKLEVSYWLEASWKYAAVFSLIVISSILYFSYNKGIFEEEIQKVAAIEYITKSTSKGQKLLVTLPDGSSIKLNSNTLIKFRKDFNNQREVYLEGEAFFEVAENPEKPFTVNARGLLTTALGTSFNIRNFAEDEQVTVMLATGKVVVEDLKDTTNIHFLNPTEQLTYNTNNKQSTKSNFKMEWIAWKDGTLYFENANIKQIKQKIEMWYDVDVKLKGNINCSVNGSYTNKSLKHVLDGIEFSAGIAYEINGNEIILTGK; from the coding sequence ATGGAAAATGATAGATTCAGGCTATTATTAGTCAGAAAATTGGCTAATGAAATTACATCAGCCGAATCAAAAGAATTAGATGCATTATTAAAAGACGATAAGTTAAAACAACTTAAGTATAATACCTTAATCAATTATAAAAATACCAATAGTGAAGAATCGAAGTCTGATTTAAATGAGCTTTTTAGTATTACAATGAGCAAAATTGCTTTGGAAGATAAAGCGCATAATGTGCAGTCACAACAAAAAATTGTGAACTCGAAAAATCCGAAACTAGAAGTTTCTTACTGGTTAGAGGCTTCTTGGAAATATGCTGCTGTTTTTTCTTTAATTGTAATATCATCAATATTATACTTTAGCTATAACAAAGGCATATTTGAAGAAGAAATTCAGAAAGTTGCCGCTATAGAATATATAACAAAGTCGACTTCAAAGGGTCAGAAACTATTGGTTACATTGCCAGATGGTTCTAGTATAAAATTAAATTCTAATACTTTAATAAAGTTTAGAAAGGATTTTAATAACCAAAGAGAAGTTTACCTTGAAGGTGAAGCTTTTTTTGAAGTTGCAGAAAACCCAGAAAAACCTTTTACTGTAAATGCAAGAGGTTTACTTACTACCGCTTTAGGTACTTCTTTTAATATTAGAAACTTTGCAGAAGACGAACAAGTAACTGTAATGCTCGCCACTGGTAAAGTGGTAGTAGAAGACCTTAAAGACACAACAAATATACACTTCCTTAACCCAACAGAACAGCTAACTTACAATACTAACAACAAGCAATCTACCAAGAGTAATTTCAAGATGGAATGGATAGCGTGGAAAGACGGTACCCTTTATTTTGAAAATGCCAACATCAAGCAGATCAAGCAAAAAATAGAAATGTGGTACGATGTGGATGTAAAACTCAAGGGAAATATTAATTGCTCAGTAAATGGGAGCTATACAAATAAAAGCCTTAAACATGTACTAGATGGTATCGAGTTTAGTGCTGGTATAGCTTACGAGATAAATGGTAATGAAATTATTTTAACAGGTAAGTAA
- a CDS encoding Crp/Fnr family transcriptional regulator yields MNSKDQIKNIFSQMVKMSEDEWLYFSERLVHKKYKKKEIITGFNQLENKLCYLVDGIVRHIVDPLNETTIAFTFPGNFFSNYDSFISRKTGIIEIRAITPIVECYYISYNSLQEVYENTSCGDRIGRLAAEQQYLKKSSREISFLTLSPKEKYLQLMDEQPHLLESIPLKYLASYMGITPETLSRVRASIS; encoded by the coding sequence ATGAATTCTAAAGACCAGATTAAGAATATATTTAGCCAGATGGTAAAGATGAGTGAAGATGAATGGCTATACTTTAGTGAAAGACTGGTCCATAAAAAATACAAAAAGAAGGAAATCATCACAGGTTTTAACCAACTTGAAAATAAACTATGTTACTTGGTAGATGGCATCGTAAGACACATTGTTGATCCACTTAATGAAACAACCATTGCCTTTACCTTCCCCGGAAACTTTTTTAGTAATTATGATTCTTTTATAAGTCGAAAGACTGGCATTATTGAGATTCGGGCTATTACACCAATTGTGGAATGCTACTATATATCTTATAATAGTTTGCAAGAAGTCTATGAGAATACAAGTTGTGGAGATCGGATTGGTAGACTCGCTGCCGAACAACAATATCTCAAAAAATCTTCTCGCGAAATTTCATTTCTAACTTTATCTCCTAAAGAAAAATACTTGCAGTTAATGGATGAACAACCACATCTGTTAGAATCGATTCCGCTTAAATACTTAGCCTCCTATATGGGAATTACACCTGAAACACTATCTAGAGTACGCGCTTCAATTTCTTGA